The following DNA comes from Camelina sativa cultivar DH55 chromosome 14, Cs, whole genome shotgun sequence.
NCTACGATTTGGTTCCGTGGTCCAACGAGTTTGCCTTTATTGCATCTATGCCTTGCAAGACAGCAGAGGAGAGACAAGTCAGAGACAGAAAAGTGTTTCTTCTTCACAACCTCTTTGTCGATGTCGCGACTTTCAGAGCCATCAAAGCTGTTCAGAAAGTAATGACTGAGCCAGTGCTGGCTCAAGAAGACTCTGACGTTCTATATTCCGAGACAACTGGAGACTTGAGTGTTACGGTTACAAGGGATACTTCAAATGCAAGTAGTAAAGTGGATACAAAAATTGATGGAATTCAAGCCACTGGTCTGGATAAAAAGAAGCTGATGGAACGGAACCTTCTCAAGGGACTTACTGCTGATGAAAATACTGCTGCCCATGTCAGTGTTTTCTTACAACTCTCCACTCTTTccttgtataattttttttgtttcctctcatCTGTGTTGTTTAACTGTggtcttacaattttttttgttgtgcagGACGTTGCTACTTTAGGGACTATAAGTCTTAAATATTGCGGTTACATTGCTGTTGTGAAAATAGAGAAGGAGAGTGAGGAGTTAAGCCCACCTTCTCAAATTGTTGACCTCCTTGAACAGCCTGAAGGTGGTGCTAATGCTCTAAACATTAACAGGTGAGACTTAATGAAAAACATTCATCCTTTGTCACTTAAGATTATAATCTCATGAAAAACATTCATCCTTTGTCTAAGTTTATAGTCTCGCTTACggtgtaatatttttatatgttgctTTACAGTTTGAGATTCCTTCTCCATAAATCCTCTTCTGAGCAGAACAAGAAAACACCTCATCAACAAGATGATGAGCTCACATCTTCACGGGAATTTGTAAGTAAAATGGTGGAAGAAAGTATTGtaaagcttgaagaagaggatatagACAGGGAGAGTATCATGAGATGGGAGCTTGGTGCTTGTTGGATACAGCATTTACAAGACCAAAAGAATACGGAAAaggacaaaaaacaaaacagtgaAAAATCCAAGAATGAATTGAAGGTTGAAGGGCTTGGGAAACCGCTTAAGTCCCTCAATAGcagcaaaaagaaaacagatgtAAGCAGCCCTAAGACGACGCAGACTGCAGTATCATCTCAGGTTGATGGGGTTTCTTCAGAGACTGATAATTCTGCAGCAACTGCATCTTTGCAATCCGATGCCGAGAAGAATGCTCAAGAAAATGTACTCGTCTTGAAGAATTTGTTGTCTGATGCAGCCTTCACTCGCCTAAAAGAGTCAGATACTGGACTTCATCACAAGGTTTTACACTACAACTCCAGCTTTTgctctatttttatttacttattgtGTGCTAACaaagaattttttgtttcacagtCTTTGCAAGAACTTGTCGACTTGGCACAGAACTATTATACTGAAGTTGCTATTCCGAAACTGGTAACTGCGtataaattttgttgttgtgttttctaTTGGTTATATTAAgatattaacaaataataatttttttttatcacttaaTATAGGTTGCAGATTTTGGTTCGTTGGAGCTCTCCCCAGTCGATGGTCGGACTCTAACTGATTTTATGCACACAAGAGGTCTTCGGATGCGTTCCTTAGGATATGTTGTAAGTTGGCTTTTTTAACCTCATAGTTCTTAGAATCTATTcaagtttgttgttgttgttttttaattatcaatatctttttttatgtttacaaCAGGTGAAGCTTTCAGATAAGTTGTCACATGTACAATCACTGTGTGTTCATGAGATGATTGTAAGAGCCCTTAAACATATCCTCCAGGCGGTGATTTCTGCCATTGCTACTGACACTGACAATATAGCTATAAAAGTAGCTGCTGCTTTGAACATGATGCTTGGGATTCCTGAAAATACTGCAGCACCACCACAGAACACTTGGAATGTACATCCTCTGATCTTCCGGTGGTTGGAGAAATTCTTGAAGAAGCGATATGATTATGATCTTAATGCCTTCAGTTACAAGGATCTACGGAAGTTTGCCATTCTCCGTGGATTATGCCATAAGGTAATTTATGGATGCTCTAACCAGAAAATTTGATTGAGTTATAAACTTGTTGCTATTTACTATACTATATAGATTAGTGGAATTGTggcttaaaattttatttttcaggttGGTATTGAGTTGATTCCAAGGGACTTTGACATGGATTCTCCAGCACCGTTTCGGAAAACAGATGTGGTCAGTCTGGTCCCAGTGCATAAGGTAATGGACAACATAAAAGATATTTGGAATATTTTCTATCAGAATCTGGATTCGTTCTAGTATGTTAGGCAGCCATTGTTATTGATCAGACTTTCTATTCTAAATCTTTGCAGCAAGCAGCATGTTCATCTGCTGACGGAAGGCAACTTCTGGAGTCATCTAAAACAGCTTTAGATAAAGGAAAGCTTGAAGATGCGGTTACGTACGGAACAAAGGTACATTGTccagaaaaaaagatttttctaCTCCTCAGCTCTTTTATTCACAGTAGTTTTTCCTTTTCTAGACATCGtcatgatttggttttgttgttttgtctcttttgtttttaggcTCTTGCTAAACTTGTAGCAGTTTGCGGTCCCTATCACAGAATGACAGCCGGAGCTTACAGTTTACTTGCTGTAGTTCTATATCACACTGGTGACTTTAATCAggtctgtatatatattgttaggttgtgatatatttctttttatgacaattgcaaaactaaaagGTTTTGTTAAAACAGGCTACGATATATCAGCAAAAGGCTTTAGATATCAATGAGAGGGAACTTGGACTTGATCATCCAGATACGATGAAGAGTTATGGTGATCTTGCTGTCTTCTATTATAGGCTTCAGCATACAGAGCTGGCTCTTAAGTAAGTTTTTTAATCTTCATTTTAACAGAACTGCGaggttttatggtttaaatgttTGATGTCTCTTTCTACCATCTAAAAACTTGGGTATTTTTGATTAGGTATGTTAAGCGTGCGTTGTATCTCTTACATCTCACATGCGGTCCATCTCATCCAAACACTGCTGCTACATACATCAATGTAGCCATGATGGAGGAAGGTCTAGGAAATGTACATGTTGCCTTGAGGTACCTTCACAAAGCTCTCAAGTGTAATCAAAGGTTGCTTGGTCCTGATCACATCCAGGTTCTTATCCCGATGCTCTCTGTGATTTTGGGAACATCACTTTGTaagaaatttgatttgattttgctAATATGTTGCTgctaattatgtaaaattatagACTGCTGCAAGTTACCATGCCATAGCAATTGCACTCTCGTTGATGGAGGCATACCATTTAAGTGTTCAGCATGAGCAAACAACCTTAAGAATCCTCCGAGCAAAGCTTGGGCCAGATGATTTACGTACTCAGGTATATATTAGCATGATATCCTCAGCCAGATCAGTCATCTTTCTGACATTTGTATGCTTTCTTTATATATGACAATTGATTATATACTTCAGGATGCTGCTGCTTGGCTAGAATACTTTGAATCCAAGGCTTTTGAACAACAAGAAGCTGCACGAAATGGAACTCCTAAGCCAGACGCATCTATAGCCAGCAAAGGGCACCTAAGGTCAAACAAGTTCCTTTGATATCTCCTTAGTTgttgtttataagttttttatgttgttggaaTGTGTCAATCAAGTGTACTCCTTGGCCTGATCCTTAGGTTGATAATATTTTGCAGTGTATCCGATCTACTCGACTATATCAACCCAAGCCATAACGCCAAAGGGAAAGAGAGTGTGGCAGCAAAGAGGAAGAACTATATTATGAAGGTATGNNNNNNNNNNNNNNNNNNNNNNNNNNNNNNNNNNNNNNNNNNNNNNNNNNNNNNNNNNNNNNNNNNNNNNNNNNNNNNNNNNNNNNNNNNNNNNNNNNNNNNNNNNNNNNNNNNNNNNNNNNNNNNNNNNNNNNNNNNNNNNNNNNNNNNNNNNNNNNNNNNNNNNNNNNNNNNNNNNNNNNNNNNNNNNNNNNNNNNNNNNNNNNNNNNNNNNNNNNNNNNNNNNNNNNNNNNNNNNNNNNNNNNNNNNNNNNNNNNNNNNNNNNNNNNNNNNNNNNNNNNNNNNNNNNNNNNNNNNNNNNNNNNNNNNNNNNNNNNNNNNNNNNNNNNNNNNNNNNNNNNNNNNNNNNNNNNNNNNNNNNNNNNNNNNNNNNNNNNNNNNNNNNNNNNNNNNNNNNNNNNNNNNNNNNNNNNNNNNNNNNNNNNNNNNNNNNNNNNNNNNNNNNNNNNNNNNNNNNNNNNNNNNNNNNNNNNNNNNNNNNNNNNNNNNNNNNNNNNNNNNNNNNNNNNNNNNNNNNNNNNNNNNNNNNNNNNNNNNNNNNNNNNNNNNNNNNNNNNNNNNNNNNNNNNNNNNNNNNNNNNNNNNNNNNNNNNNNNNNNNNNNNNNNNNNNNNNNNNNNNNNNNNNNNNNNNNNNNNNNNNNNNNNNNNNNNNNNNNNNNNNNNNNNNNCAACAAGAAGCTGCACGAAATGGAACTCCTAAGCCAGACGCATCTATAGCCAGCAAAGGGCACCTAAGGTCAAACAAGTTCCTTTGATATCTCCTTAGTTgttgtttataagttttttatgttgttggaaTGTGTCAATCAAGTGTACTCCTTGGCCTGATCCTTAGGTTGATAATATTTTGCAGTGTATCCGATCTACTCGACTATATCAACCCAAGCCATAACGCCAAAGGGAAAGAGAGTGTGGCAGCAAAGAGGAAGAACTATATTATGAAGGTATGTATGATATTTATTTCATTGACTTTTAATGGTTAAAAATACTTAGAAGGTTGGACTTGTGTTTTTTGTAGCTCAAGGAAAAATCCAAGCAGAGCAATGTTTCTGAACCTTTAGCAGATATTccgagagaaaaacaaaaggagaTGTCAGAGGAAGAGACAGAAGAAACTGGATCAGAAGAAGGTAAATCAAGCGAGGAAAATCACGAGACAGTTCTTGCACCAGTTGAAGAACCACCTTCTCCTCCAGTCATTGAGGAGGCTATTATGGATAACAGTGATCCAATTACATCTAGTGAAGTTTCAACCGAGCCACAGCACCCTGATGGTAGTGAAGATGGATGGCAACCAGTGCAAAGACCGAGATCTGCTGGATCATATGGTCGCAGGATGAAGCAGCGACGAGCATCCATCGGGAAAGTATATACATATCAGAAGAAGAATGTTGAAGCTGATATTGATAATCCTCTTTTCCAGAATGCTACTCAGCAGAACGGCAAATACTACATTCTCAAGAAGCGAACAGCGTCATATGCTAGCTATGCGGATCATCATTCTCCTAATTTGACAGCTCAAGGCACCAAATTTGGGAGGAAGATAGTCAAAACCTTGGCGTATCGGGTTAAATCAATGCAGCCGTCTTCTGGTAATACTAAGACTGCTGGTGAAACCTCAGAAGAAGATGGGTTAAAGACAGATGCTTCTTCTGTTGTGCCAGCTACTCAGTCTAGTACTGTGCAAAGTGAAGCCTACCACACGAAAAACTCTGTTGTAAGTCTTGGAAAATCTCCATCATACAAGGAAGTAGCATTGGCACCACCTGGTTCGATTGCCAAGTATCAAGTCTGGGCTCCACAAAATGAAGCTTCAGATAAGCAAGAGGGTGATGAGTTGGAGAGAACAGGATTACAGGAAGAGGTTAAAGCTGAAATCTCTGCAAACATGGAATCTACCAAAActcaaggcgaagaagagatCAAAGTAGAGTTACTACCATCTGAAGTGATAGTTGAAGGAACCATTTTGAATGAAAACGAAGAATCTGGTGGTGGCATTCATGCGGAGGAACAAGTTGAAAATGAATTGATAAACGAAGAAGGTGTTACAGATATAATTCATTCAACCGCAGAGCAAGAAATGGCAGATCAGTTAGCTGCTGATACCGAAGATTTGAAGGAAAAACTGTTAATATCTGCTACAGACTCAAGCGACCCCTCACGGATATTGTTACCTAACAAGAAGCTATCTGCTTCAGCTGCTCCATTCAACCCATCATCACCTCCAAGTATAATACGTCCTACTCCAATAGGAATGAACATTGGACCGTCATGGCCAGTGAACATGACTCTCCATCACGGACCTCCTCCTCCTTACCCTTCACCTCCGTCAACTCCAAACTTGATGCAGCCAATGTCCTTTGTTTACCCACCTCCATACACTCAGTCAGTCCCCACAAGTACTTACCCTGTAACAAGTGGCCCTTTTCATCCCAATCAGTTCCCGTGGCAGCTCAATGTGTCGGATTTTGTACCAAGAACGGTTTGGCCTGGATGCCATCCAGTTGAGTTTCCCCCTCCGCACATGATCACCGAGCCAATAGCTGCAACCGTGTTAGAGCCAACTGTGATTCTGCCAACTGATATTGACACTTCAGGAGTAGAAGAAGGcacaaaaaaggaagaagaagaagaagaaggcaagcGAGATGTGGCTATTGCGGACGAAGTTATGGATCCTGTTAACCATGTGAGCAATGCAGTGGCTCGCAGTGAAATGGAGAATGGAAACCGAAAAGCCGAGGATGGTGAGAAAACTTTTAGCATTTTGTTAAGAGGGAGGAGAAGCAGGAAACAGACACTGAGAATGCCAATAAGTTTGCTTAAACCTTATGATTCTCAACCGTTCAAGCTTGGTTATAGCAGAGTTATCAGAGACAGCGAGGCTCCAAGGTCTGTAGCCTGAAACTCTCTCCAGAGAGCCAATTCGATGAAATGCATAACTCACAGATCTCTCTGATCTTTTGCTGTATCTTTGGGACAGTATAAAGGTTAGCTTCTTAACTCTTAAAACTGAATCTTTAAAATCATCATGTGTTGTAGCTTGTTGATGTCTAAAAATTCGCAGGTAATTTTGTTATCAGGCATGGGAAGCTGAGGCTTGTGATAGCCTTGAAATGGATTTTAACCGCGGAAAGATTGTGCAGGAGAGAGAGAAGGCCAAGCTATTCTTTTGTTTACCAAAGAAGTGAGGTgatgtatcatttttttctggggtttttcatttttaattcagccaataaaagttaaaaacgtAGGAAATTTtggacataatttttttttggttctccaTGTTTGAACGTTACGCTAGTTTCACTTGTTTTACTTTACGTATTTTGTCATTGATTATTACATCAGTTTCGTAACGGTTTACTTACTATCTGAAATGTCGAAACTATAAActtgtttaatatttattagatGATCGTTCCACAGAATAAACCCAACAAGGTGTAGAGCTTGTAAGtttattccaacaaaaatgttgtggaaaaagaaagaattaaatataactaaaacatgGAATTATGCAACCGCCATGTCCTCCGCTCTCAAGCCATCCCTCCGATCACCGCCGGTGGATCGTCCCGGAGAAGACCAATCGGAGTTGTATAGCTTCCAAACGGATTTTCACCTTCGTAATTTCCCggtgggttatacacacaaatGGCGTAAACGCCGCCGTTTGAGCAATCCACTGTTGCGCACCCAACCTTGGTACTATCTTTCCACACGATCTGCGTGTAATGCCCACACATGTGATGCGGCTCACACGTGTTAGCGTTCACGTTATAGAATTGATCCTCATCGGCCCATACTTTAACGACTTGTGCGGGCCTCCAATTATTCTGCGCGGCCCAGAAAATGTTTTCTCCATACGGACCGTTAGAGTGAACAAGCCTACAGTCTCCCACGCGTTGGTTGGCCCACGAGCGCGCGTAAGCCGCTAATCTCCCGTCCCATTCAAGCTGCGGTTCCCCGACGCTCGCTCGTACGAGGTTATGTGCTAATAGAAACTCTCTGCTAGCTCTGTTGACCTTGTTACGATGTCGTCTTCTTCTCATCCACCTAGACCTGAACGTCAATGGTCCCCCGGTGAACAACCGTGATGAAGACAGAACCCCAGTGCCCGTCGTTGACGGAGAGGTAACAGAAGATTGCGTGGAAGACTCGCTGTGATTAATGTCGGCCGTTGCGGCCCATAGCTGAAGGAGGAATAACGTTACGGCGAATATGTTGTGTAACGGAGCTCGTAATTTCCGTTTACGGAGCTCcatttacacacacacaaatattgTAGGTGAAAAAAAGTAATTCAACTCTCGAATGCAAATTTGTGAtaggaaacaaataaataggTAGTTAATCGTTTCTATTGATGAACGTTGTATGtaaaaatatctttggagtatgAGTCAACAATGGAAAGTCAACGCACGGTGTATATTGATTATCGGAACtgaggttttattttttttagaaaaaaatgtttagcaACACCACATTTAGGCAATGCTTAAAGTTAAGGTGTACGGTAATTGCGTGTACTTTTGAGATCACACAAATCTCTCTGTATATGAGATCATTAGATCATTAGATCACACAAATCTTTTGAACAACGTAGATCATTAGTATTTGAACAATAGGATAGTTgtgcttttatatatatactagataatgATTCGctaggaaaaatatatatttttttgttgaattatataattataattatttgggattttatataatatagtgtTGTATATTGTAATTTGAATCATATTATAATACTAAttggtttattttaaaaatatagagataAATTACATATGTTggactatatataaattagaattaGCATGTAATGTAATTAAGTGTAAGGGTTTAAGTAGTATTATTGTCATCATAACCAAATTTTTAACTCAAAGTAGAACACCTCTATTACTTAAATTAGGAATGTAATTTAAAAGTgaataattatatgttttcattGTGTTTGTAGAATTTTTATTGGCCCACCCATGATCCATTAAGCAAATTATCAAGTTAGAGAATACACTACAATTAACATTGTCCAAGGTCCAATGTAAACGGCCCAGTACACCGCCCACAGTCGAAAACCTTTaacgattattttttttttcttcaatcgCAGAATCAGAAAACCTAAACACGATATCTGCTCACTGCGATAACAACAAATTCTTTCAGTGTAAGGGATTAAGATCCCCAACAATGATGTTTTGAAAGTCGGACAATGTGAGGTACACATCATCAGAGATGACAACACACGGGGTTAGATGAATGTTGTTCATGAAGCCCATCTTAAAGGGTTGGTTAGTAACCTTGAGTTGGCCTCTGACTTGGGTTAGTCCAAAATTTTCAATGACCTTCCACTCACCTTTTGTAACCTGCCTCTCGAACTTACTCACAAGTCCTTTCTTGATGGAAACATGAATCTTAGCACCCTGGTTATGatagttatttaaaaaagtattaaCAGTGTAAACATTGATTATAAGCTGTTTACTTTTTATTGAATATAGTAGcgtaaaaatacacaaaaataacAACTTACCCTATGGTCAGCTAACACCATCTCCAATGTTTCTCCAAATTAGGAAGTGTACTGCTTCCACGCATGTAAGACTTTAACCTGAACCCGCCAAGTGCTTTTGTACGGCTTGACATTAGCAAGATAAGTCATTGCTATAAGACCATTCATCTTGAGTATCTCTTTTGCTTCTAAAAATAGGATAGCTGTTTGCGTATTTGTGTTGATGGTTTGTAGAAAGTTGCTAATGGGCTGTTTATATAGATAATGAAGTAGCAAATATGTTAGGTTTAACTTGCAGAAATAAAAGTTTGATCTTATCATCAAAAAAGGATCATTCGACTAAGAAGATCTTTTACGATATATTCCAAGAACTATATGATCAATGTATCATTGTTTGAGAGAAGGTTCTTAAATTGTTATATACCATAAGTGAGATATGTTAGTTGTGTATTTGCAGGATTGAAAATTTCATATCATAGTAATTTTGAAATGAGAATCTTAGTCGTTTGACCTTATAACTTATTTTCTGATTGTATTGTGA
Coding sequences within:
- the LOC104738662 gene encoding protein TSS-like, encoding MPCKTAEERQVRDRKVFLLHNLFVDVATFRAIKAVQKVMTEPVLAQEDSDVLYSETTGDLSVTVTRDTSNASSKVDTKIDGIQATGLDKKKLMERNLLKGLTADENTAAHDVATLGTISLKYCGYIAVVKIEKESEELSPPSQIVDLLEQPEGGANALNINSLRFLLHKSSSEQNKKTPHQQDDELTSSREFVSKMVEESIVKLEEEDIDRESIMRWELGACWIQHLQDQKNTEKDKKQNSEKSKNELKVEGLGKPLKSLNSSKKKTDVSSPKTTQTAVSSQVDGVSSETDNSAATASLQSDAEKNAQENVLVLKNLLSDAAFTRLKESDTGLHHKSLQELVDLAQNYYTEVAIPKLVADFGSLELSPVDGRTLTDFMHTRGLRMRSLGYVVKLSDKLSHVQSLCVHEMIVRALKHILQAVISAIATDTDNIAIKVAAALNMMLGIPENTAAPPQNTWNVHPLIFRWLEKFLKKRYDYDLNAFSYKDLRKFAILRGLCHKVGIELIPRDFDMDSPAPFRKTDVVSLVPVHKQAACSSADGRQLLESSKTALDKGKLEDAVTYGTKALAKLVAVCGPYHRMTAGAYSLLAVVLYHTGDFNQATIYQQKALDINERELGLDHPDTMKSYGDLAVFYYRLQHTELALKYVKRALYLLHLTCGPSHPNTAATYINVAMMEEGLGNVHVALRYLHKALKCNQRLLGPDHIQTAASYHAIAIALSLMEAYHLSVQHEQTTLRILRAKLGPDDLRTQDAAAWLEYFESKAFEQQEAARNGTPKPDASIASKGHLSVSDLLDYINPSHNAKGKESVAAKRKNYIMKLKEKSKQSNVSEPLADIPREKQKEMSEEETEETGSEEGKSSEENHETVLAPVEEPPSPPVIEEAIMDNSDPITSSEVSTEPQHPDGSEDGWQPVQRPRSAGSYGRRMKQRRASIGKVYTYQKKNVEADIDNPLFQNATQQNGKYYILKKRTASYASYADHHSPNLTAQGTKFGRKIVKTLAYRVKSMQPSSGNTKTAGETSEEDGLKTDASSVVPATQSSTVQSEAYHTKNSVVSLGKSPSYKEVALAPPGSIAKYQVWAPQNEASDKQEGDELERTGLQEEVKAEISANMESTKTQGEEEIKVELLPSEVIVEGTILNENEESGGGIHAEEQVENELINEEGVTDIIHSTAEQEMADQLAADTEDLKEKLLISATDSSDPSRILLPNKKLSASAAPFNPSSPPSIIRPTPIGMNIGPSWPVNMTLHHGPPPPYPSPPSTPNLMQPMSFVYPPPYTQSVPTSTYPVTSGPFHPNQFPWQLNVSDFVPRTVWPGCHPVEFPPPHMITEPIAATVLEPTVILPTDIDTSGVEEGTKKEEEEEEGKRDVAIADEVMDPVNHVSNAVARSEMENGNRKAEDGEKTFSILLRGRRSRKQTLRMPISLLKPYDSQPFKLGYSRVIRDSEAPRSVA
- the LOC104738661 gene encoding pathogenesis-related protein PR-1-like; protein product: MELRKRKLRAPLHNIFAVTLFLLQLWAATADINHSESSTQSSVTSPSTTGTGVLSSSRLFTGGPLTFRSRWMRRRRHRNKVNRASREFLLAHNLVRASVGEPQLEWDGRLAAYARSWANQRVGDCRLVHSNGPYGENIFWAAQNNWRPAQVVKVWADEDQFYNVNANTCEPHHMCGHYTQIVWKDSTKVGCATVDCSNGGVYAICVYNPPGNYEGENPFGSYTTPIGLLRDDPPAVIGGMA